Proteins encoded in a region of the Candidatus Nitrosomarinus catalina genome:
- a CDS encoding M1 family metallopeptidase, translating to MDTSPTNYNLTFEPDLKKFTFTGLEIISVNCKKSVNVIRMNCAELKIKSCIVKSGGQIIKSSPKTNEKKEELEIKLGEKIRGSCTIHLEFEGILNDRLLGFYRSKYQQNGKTKYLATTQFEAADARRAFPCWDEPEAKATYDISIIAENKFTAISNMPVKTKKKTGNKTIYHFQKTPLVSTYLIYLGVGEFEYLTGRAGKIQIRVVTTKGNTSKGKFSLELGKKLLTSYEKYFGIKFPLPKLDLIAVPDFAAGAMENWGAITFRETILLYDPKTSSTRTKQFIAEVISHEIAHMWFGNLVTMKWWNDLWLNESFATFMATKFVDKFYPEWDLWNQFVEDAMNVAMGLDSLKTTHPIDVDVKSPAEIREIFDAISYDKGGCVLRMLENYVGEPNFQKGLKKYLSDFKYKNAKGQDLWDAIGKASKMPVTSMINTWLKQPGFPLVEINQNGNNLKIKQKRYLLESNSKFSKGLWSIPLSLGLEKEISNTLFSKKSMSVKLPKNTIGFVANYGRKGFYRVKYDEGILLDLKMLVDEKRIPPIDRWAVQNDLFSLCVSGDEQVRNYLDFSDAYFDEDSYLASVNVAHNLASLYFRAFDEKFVEEIRSYTINYFRKILSNLGWEPRKSDKHTDALLRSFAISALGKMNDDSVTDIAIEKYKKFLKSPRSLSPDLIEPICSIAAWNGNSKTFNELKKLYTNSKTMEEKLRFLGAMCGFQDKKLLAKTLDFSQTSEVRSQNMQLPIMKIAANPYGDKILWPWLKKNWKKINKKVGHGNPLFNRIVASIAGVADDSMENEIKLFFKKNPTPGTERTQKQTLERIRINSKFLRVMRKEFKNG from the coding sequence ATGGATACTAGTCCTACCAATTACAATCTAACTTTTGAGCCAGATCTAAAAAAATTCACTTTCACTGGTTTGGAAATAATTTCTGTTAACTGTAAAAAATCTGTAAATGTAATTAGAATGAATTGTGCTGAATTAAAAATAAAATCTTGTATTGTAAAATCTGGAGGACAAATTATCAAATCATCTCCAAAAACAAATGAAAAAAAGGAAGAATTAGAAATTAAACTTGGAGAAAAAATACGCGGTTCATGTACTATCCATTTGGAATTTGAAGGAATATTGAATGATAGATTATTGGGATTTTATCGAAGTAAATATCAACAAAATGGAAAAACAAAATATCTTGCAACAACACAATTTGAGGCTGCAGATGCAAGACGCGCCTTTCCTTGTTGGGATGAGCCTGAAGCTAAAGCAACGTATGATATTTCCATTATTGCAGAAAACAAATTTACTGCAATATCAAACATGCCTGTTAAAACAAAGAAAAAAACTGGCAACAAAACTATATATCATTTTCAAAAAACGCCTCTTGTTTCAACTTATTTGATTTATCTTGGAGTTGGTGAATTTGAATACCTAACAGGAAGAGCTGGAAAAATTCAGATTAGAGTTGTTACAACAAAAGGAAATACTTCAAAAGGTAAATTCTCCTTAGAACTTGGAAAGAAACTTCTCACTTCGTATGAAAAATATTTTGGAATTAAATTCCCATTACCTAAACTTGATTTGATTGCTGTTCCTGATTTTGCTGCAGGCGCAATGGAGAACTGGGGTGCAATAACTTTCAGAGAAACAATCCTACTTTATGATCCAAAAACATCTTCAACTAGAACTAAACAATTCATTGCAGAAGTAATATCTCATGAAATTGCGCACATGTGGTTTGGCAATTTGGTTACTATGAAATGGTGGAATGATTTGTGGTTGAATGAAAGTTTTGCAACTTTTATGGCAACAAAATTTGTAGATAAATTCTATCCTGAATGGGATTTGTGGAATCAATTTGTTGAGGATGCAATGAATGTGGCAATGGGGTTGGATTCTTTGAAAACAACTCATCCTATTGATGTTGATGTAAAATCTCCTGCTGAAATCCGTGAAATTTTTGATGCAATTTCATACGATAAGGGTGGATGTGTATTGCGAATGTTAGAAAATTATGTTGGCGAGCCTAATTTCCAAAAAGGATTAAAAAAATATCTTTCAGATTTCAAATACAAAAATGCTAAAGGTCAGGATTTGTGGGATGCAATTGGCAAAGCTTCCAAAATGCCCGTAACTTCAATGATCAATACTTGGTTAAAGCAACCTGGATTCCCTCTTGTTGAAATTAACCAAAATGGCAATAATCTAAAAATCAAGCAAAAACGATACTTGCTTGAATCAAATTCTAAATTTAGTAAGGGTTTGTGGTCAATTCCATTGTCTTTAGGCTTGGAAAAAGAGATTTCAAACACGTTATTTTCAAAAAAATCCATGTCTGTAAAATTGCCTAAAAATACAATTGGTTTTGTTGCAAATTATGGCCGAAAAGGATTCTATCGTGTAAAGTATGATGAAGGAATTTTACTTGATCTAAAAATGTTAGTTGATGAAAAACGTATTCCTCCAATTGACCGATGGGCAGTTCAAAATGATTTGTTTTCACTATGTGTTTCTGGTGATGAGCAAGTTAGAAACTATCTTGATTTTTCTGATGCATATTTTGATGAAGACAGTTATCTTGCATCTGTTAATGTTGCACACAATTTAGCATCTTTGTATTTCCGTGCATTTGATGAAAAATTTGTAGAAGAAATTCGTAGTTATACAATTAATTACTTTAGAAAAATATTGTCTAATCTTGGATGGGAGCCAAGAAAAAGTGATAAACATACTGATGCACTATTGCGTTCCTTTGCGATATCTGCATTAGGAAAAATGAATGATGATTCTGTTACTGATATTGCAATTGAGAAATATAAAAAATTCTTAAAATCTCCTCGTAGTTTATCTCCTGATTTAATTGAACCAATTTGTTCTATTGCAGCTTGGAATGGAAATTCAAAAACTTTCAATGAATTAAAAAAATTATACACAAATTCAAAAACAATGGAAGAAAAACTTCGTTTCTTAGGTGCTATGTGTGGATTCCAAGACAAAAAACTCCTTGCTAAGACTTTAGACTTTTCTCAAACATCTGAAGTAAGATCTCAAAATATGCAATTGCCTATTATGAAAATTGCCGCTAATCCTTACGGTGATAAGATTTTGTGGCCATGGTTGAAGAAAAATTGGAAAAAAATCAATAAAAAAGTTGGACATGGGAATCCTCTGTTTAATAGAATTGTTGCTAGTATTGCAGGTGTGGCTGATGATTCAATGGAAAATGAAATCAAATTATTTTTCAAAAAGAATCCTACTCCTGGAACTGAACGAACTCAAAAACAAACTTTGGAAAGAATTCGTATTAATTCTAAATTTTTAAGAGTAATGCGTAAAGAATTCAAAAATGGCTAA
- the meaB gene encoding methylmalonyl Co-A mutase-associated GTPase MeaB: MDLLSDLKKGKRGAIAKAITIVENDQKETRKILKKIFKDTGKSSIIGITGPAGAGKSSLINKTAISLKKLGSKPAVLAIDPTSHVTGGAILGDRVRMTESTDSGTYIRSIASRGATGAVSRSLRNSIRILEYAGFNPIIIESVGAGQTEVEIANIADITVVVFNPNTGDSIQTIKAGLTEIGDIYLVNKSDLPGTNQLFDAVRDFIGDSDRNPTILKTSVKKNAGISVFAKTLKDMMTIKKKFKEEKDLERFEAELKDIVLNNINEKVEEMMQSDKTFSNYLKKINSKKMDPFTAADKISKSIVK; the protein is encoded by the coding sequence GTGGACTTACTTTCTGATTTAAAAAAAGGAAAACGTGGTGCAATTGCCAAAGCTATCACTATCGTTGAAAATGATCAAAAAGAAACAAGAAAAATATTGAAAAAAATTTTTAAAGATACTGGAAAATCTAGTATTATTGGAATTACTGGTCCAGCTGGAGCTGGAAAAAGTTCTTTAATTAACAAAACTGCAATTTCATTAAAAAAACTTGGTTCAAAACCTGCTGTTTTGGCAATTGATCCTACCAGTCATGTAACTGGTGGTGCAATTTTAGGTGATAGAGTTAGAATGACTGAATCAACTGATTCTGGAACTTATATTCGTAGTATTGCTTCTAGAGGTGCAACTGGAGCTGTTTCAAGATCTTTGAGAAATAGTATTCGAATTTTAGAATATGCTGGATTTAATCCAATAATAATTGAAAGTGTCGGAGCCGGACAAACTGAAGTAGAAATTGCAAACATTGCCGATATCACTGTAGTAGTTTTTAATCCAAACACTGGAGATAGTATTCAAACAATTAAAGCTGGATTAACTGAAATTGGAGACATTTACCTAGTAAACAAAAGTGATCTTCCTGGGACCAATCAGCTATTTGATGCAGTACGTGATTTCATTGGGGATTCGGATAGAAATCCTACAATTTTAAAAACTTCTGTAAAAAAGAATGCAGGGATCAGTGTTTTTGCAAAAACTCTCAAAGATATGATGACTATAAAAAAGAAATTCAAAGAAGAAAAGGACCTTGAACGCTTTGAAGCCGAATTAAAAGACATTGTTTTAAATAACATTAATGAAAAGGTTGAAGAAATGATGCAATCTGATAAGACTTTCTCAAATTACCTTAAAAAAATAAATTCTAAAAAAATGGACCCATTTACTGCAGCTGATAAAATTAGTAAATCTATAGTGAAGTGA
- a CDS encoding acyl-CoA mutase large subunit family protein gives MATKKVTKSKAPEKKVFTDSEYSVKRIYQKSSKKRQTEDAGKYPFTRGIHPGMFRERFWTMRQYSGFGDAKLTNERFKFMLEKGQTGLSMAFDLPTQIGYDSDSPQAEGEVGKVGVSITSIKDMMTAFDGIPLGKVSSSMTINSTASTLLAYYIAVGESQGFKSHELRGTTQNDILKEYIARNTYIYPPQPSMRLIGDMIEFCAEKVPSWYPVSISGYHMREAGCTATQEIAFTLANAIAYIQTCLDKGLKIDDFAPRLSFFFCCTIEFFEEVAKFRVARKVYAKILKEKFHAKNPRSLQLKFHTQTSGESLTAQQPNNNIVRVAIQTMAAVAGGTQSLHTNSRDEALALPTQESAKIALRTQQIVAHESGITKTADPLAGSYYLEELCDQIEADVWKYLKKIEKMGGSVKAIEKGFFQSEIRANAYRLKKETDDADRVIVGVNKYSEDEEQPELLRIDGRIEIQQKKALKKLRAERDSKKLEKALSAMQSAAETEENLMPYIVTAAKAFATTGEISNTFREVFGEYRPKEVF, from the coding sequence ATGGCCACAAAGAAAGTAACTAAATCCAAAGCACCTGAAAAGAAAGTTTTCACTGATTCAGAATATTCTGTAAAACGAATTTACCAAAAATCCTCTAAAAAGAGACAAACTGAGGATGCAGGAAAATATCCCTTCACAAGAGGAATTCATCCTGGAATGTTCCGTGAAAGATTTTGGACTATGAGACAATATTCTGGATTTGGTGATGCAAAGTTAACTAACGAACGTTTCAAATTCATGCTTGAAAAAGGTCAAACTGGTCTTAGTATGGCATTTGATTTGCCCACTCAAATCGGTTATGATTCTGATTCCCCTCAAGCAGAAGGTGAAGTTGGAAAAGTAGGTGTATCAATCACTTCTATCAAAGATATGATGACTGCCTTTGATGGAATTCCACTTGGAAAGGTTAGTTCATCAATGACAATTAATTCTACTGCATCAACATTGCTTGCATATTACATTGCAGTTGGTGAATCACAAGGTTTCAAAAGTCATGAACTTAGAGGAACAACTCAAAATGATATTCTAAAAGAATACATCGCACGTAATACCTACATCTATCCTCCACAACCATCAATGAGATTAATTGGTGACATGATTGAATTCTGTGCCGAAAAAGTTCCATCTTGGTATCCTGTTTCAATTTCTGGATATCATATGAGAGAAGCTGGTTGTACTGCTACCCAAGAAATTGCATTTACATTGGCAAATGCAATTGCATACATCCAAACTTGTTTGGATAAGGGATTGAAAATTGATGACTTTGCACCTCGTTTGTCATTTTTCTTTTGTTGTACAATTGAATTCTTTGAGGAGGTTGCTAAATTTAGAGTTGCAAGAAAAGTTTATGCAAAAATATTGAAAGAAAAATTCCATGCAAAAAATCCACGTTCATTACAATTAAAATTCCATACTCAAACTAGTGGTGAATCTTTAACTGCACAACAACCAAACAACAACATTGTTAGAGTTGCCATCCAAACTATGGCTGCTGTTGCAGGCGGAACTCAATCACTTCACACTAATTCTAGAGATGAAGCATTGGCTCTTCCTACTCAGGAATCTGCAAAAATTGCATTAAGAACACAACAAATTGTTGCCCATGAGAGTGGAATAACTAAAACTGCAGACCCTCTTGCAGGTTCATATTATTTAGAAGAATTATGTGACCAAATTGAAGCTGATGTTTGGAAATACTTGAAAAAGATTGAAAAAATGGGCGGTTCTGTAAAAGCAATTGAGAAAGGTTTCTTCCAATCTGAAATTAGAGCAAATGCATATCGTCTAAAGAAAGAAACTGATGATGCTGACAGAGTAATTGTTGGTGTCAACAAATATTCTGAAGATGAAGAACAACCTGAACTCCTTAGAATTGACGGTAGGATTGAAATTCAACAAAAGAAAGCATTAAAAAAATTGCGTGCAGAAAGAGATTCTAAAAAATTAGAAAAAGCATTATCTGCAATGCAAAGTGCTGCTGAAACTGAAGAAAATCTCATGCCTTACATTGTAACTGCTGCAAAGGCATTTGCAACAACTGGTGAAATTAGCAATACTTTCAGAGAAGTATTTGGAGAATATCGTCCAAAGGAGGTCTTTTAA
- the mce gene encoding methylmalonyl-CoA epimerase has product MKIDHIAIAVNDVEESAKVYQQALGVDEIEFETVESEGVKVAIIALENGRIELMQPTNDSSPIKKFLDKKGPGLHHMALDTSDIEGEVERMEGCGIQFLGKIRPGSAGTKVTFIHPKSLSGVLAELCSHP; this is encoded by the coding sequence TTGAAAATTGATCATATTGCAATTGCAGTAAACGATGTAGAGGAATCTGCAAAAGTCTATCAACAAGCATTAGGTGTTGATGAAATTGAATTTGAAACAGTAGAATCTGAAGGCGTTAAAGTTGCAATTATTGCACTGGAGAATGGTAGAATTGAATTAATGCAACCCACAAATGATTCTAGTCCAATTAAGAAATTTTTAGATAAAAAAGGTCCAGGACTTCATCATATGGCATTAGATACTAGTGATATTGAAGGTGAAGTTGAAAGAATGGAAGGCTGTGGAATTCAATTTTTAGGAAAAATTAGACCTGGCTCTGCAGGAACTAAAGTCACTTTTATCCATCCAAAATCCCTAAGTGGAGTTTTAGCAGAACTTTGCTCACACCCTTAA
- a CDS encoding superoxide dismutase has product MVLYQLPRLSYDYDELEPYFDQETMKIHHLKHHQAYVDGLNASLAEIGAASHPKYISAILSELYSLPESGQKSINFFGGGFENHRLFWETLTPKSDKVPGGKLEDQIDVYFDNFDNFKKIFSQKAISIEGSGWCWLVFNETYHKIEIITTPNQDSPWTLQKTPLLGIDMWEHAYYLNYQNKRPDYVESWWNVINWDYVTNRFEEIF; this is encoded by the coding sequence ATGGTTCTTTACCAACTTCCACGATTGTCATATGATTATGATGAATTAGAGCCTTATTTTGATCAAGAAACTATGAAAATACATCATTTAAAACATCATCAGGCATACGTTGATGGTCTAAATGCGTCTCTTGCTGAAATAGGTGCTGCATCTCATCCAAAATATATTTCTGCAATTTTATCTGAATTGTATTCACTTCCTGAATCAGGACAAAAATCAATTAACTTTTTTGGTGGAGGTTTTGAAAATCATAGATTATTTTGGGAAACTTTAACTCCTAAAAGTGATAAAGTACCTGGCGGAAAACTAGAAGATCAAATTGATGTCTATTTTGATAATTTTGATAATTTCAAAAAAATTTTCTCTCAAAAAGCAATTTCCATTGAAGGTAGTGGGTGGTGTTGGTTAGTTTTTAATGAAACATATCATAAAATTGAAATCATTACTACTCCTAATCAGGACAGTCCTTGGACATTACAAAAAACACCTCTTTTAGGAATTGATATGTGGGAGCATGCATACTATCTTAATTACCAAAATAAACGACCTGATTATGTTGAATCTTGGTGGAATGTAATTAATTGGGATTATGTGACAAACAGATTTGAAGAAATTTTTTAA
- a CDS encoding DUF5679 domain-containing protein, which produces MTIGYCVKCRDKREIGSPAPYTMKNGKPAIKGTCPTCSTAIFRIGRG; this is translated from the coding sequence ATGACAATAGGATATTGTGTCAAGTGTAGAGACAAACGAGAAATCGGCAGTCCAGCACCATACACCATGAAAAATGGAAAACCTGCAATCAAAGGCACATGCCCAACATGCAGTACAGCCATTTTCAGAATAGGTAGAGGATAA